In Cervus elaphus chromosome 3, mCerEla1.1, whole genome shotgun sequence, the following proteins share a genomic window:
- the PA2G4 gene encoding proliferation-associated protein 2G4, with protein MSGEDEQQEQTIAEDLVVTKYKMGGDIANRVLRSLVEASCSGVSVLSLCEKGDAMIMEETGKIFKKEKEMKKGVAFPTSISVNNCVCHFSPLKSDQDYVLKEGDLVKIDLGVHVDGFIANVAHTFVVGVAQGTQVTGRKADVIKAAHLCAEAALRLVKPGNQNTQVTEAWNKVAHSFNCTPIEGMLSHQLKQHVIDGEKTIIQNPTDQQKKDHEKAEFEVHEVYAVDVLVSSGEGKAKDAGQRTTIYKRDPSKQYGLKMKTSRAFFSEVERRFDAMPFTLRAFEDEKKARMGVVECAKHELLQPFNVLYEKEGEFVAQFKFTVLLMPNGPMRITSGPFEPDLYKSEMEVQDAELKALLQSSASRKTQKKKKKKASKTAENATSGETLEENEAGD; from the exons ATGTCGGGCGAGGACGAGCAACAGGAGCAAACTATCGCCGAGGACCTGGTCGTGACCAAGTATAAGATGGGGGGCGACATCGCTAACC GGGTACTTCGGTCTTTGGTGGAAGCATCCTGTTCAGGTGTGTCGGTACTGAGCCTGTGTGAGAAAGGTGATGCCATGATAATGGAAGAAACGGGGaagattttcaaaaaagaaaaagaaatgaagaaag GCGTCGCCTTTCCCACCAGCATCTCGGTGAACAACTGTGTCTGTCACTTCTCCCCGCTGAAGAGCGACCAGGACTACGTGCTCAAGGAGGGCGACTTGGTCAAAAT CGACCTTGGGGTCCACGTGGACGGCTTCATCGCTAACGTGGCTCACACTTTTGTGGTTGGTGTAGCTCAG GGGACCCAAGTAACAGGGCGGAAAGCAGATGTCATTAAGGCAGCTCACCTTTGTGCTGAAGCTGCCCTACGCCTGGTCAAACCTGGAAATCAG AACACACAAGTGACAGAAGCCTGGAACAAAGTTGCTCACTCATTTAATTGCACACCAATAGAAG GTATGCTGTCACACCAATTGAAGCAGCATGTCATCGATGGAGAGAAAACCATTATCCAGAATCCCACAGACCAGCAGAA GAAGGACCATGAAAAAGCTGAATTTGAGGTACATGAAGTATATGCTGTGGATGTTCTCGTCAGCTCAGGAGAGGGCAAG GCCAAGGATGCAGGACAGAGAACCACCATTTACAAGAGAGACCCCTCTAAGCAGTATGGCCTGAAAATGAAAACTTCCCGTGCCTTCTTCAGTGAGGTCGAAAGGCGTTTTGATGCCATGCCCTTCACTTTAAG AGCATTTGAAGATGAGAAGAAGGCCCGCATGGGTGTGGTGGAGTGCGCCAAACATGAGCTGCTACAACCATTTAATGTTCTCTATGAGAAGGAGG GTGAATTTGTTGCCCAGTTTAAATTTACAGTTCTGCTTATGCCCAATGGCCCCATGCGGATAACCAGTGGTCCTTTTGAGCCTGACCTTTACAAGTCTGAGATGGAGGTCCAGGATGCAGAGCTCAAG GCCCTCCTCCAGAGTTCTGCAAGTCGGAaaacccagaaaaagaaaaaaaagaag GCCTCTAAGACTGCAGAGAATGCTACCAGTGGGGAAACTTTAGAAGAGAATGAAGCTGGGGACTGA
- the ZC3H10 gene encoding zinc finger CCCH domain-containing protein 10, whose translation MPDRDSYANGAGGSSGGPGGGGGEETSGTGAGGGGASSDAICRDFLRNVCKRGKRCRYRHPDMSEVSNLGVSKNEFIFCHDFQNKECSRPNCRFIHGSKEDEDGYKKTGELPPRLRQKVAAGLGLSPADLPNGKEEVPICRDFLKGDCQRGAKCKFRHLQRDFEFDARGGGGTGGGGSTGPVPPGRRHDLYDIYDLPDRGFEDHEPGPKRRRGGCCPPDGPHFESYDYSLAPPRGVECRLLEEENAMLRKRVEELKKQVSNLLATNEVLLEQNAQFRNQAKVMTLSSTAPATEQTLAPTVGTVTTFNHGIAQTHTTLSSQALQPRPVSQQELVAPAGAPAAPPTNAAPPAAPPPPPPHLNPEITPLSAALAQTIAQGMAPPPVSMAPVAVSVAPVAPVAVSMAQPLAGITMSHTTTPMVTYPIASQSMRITAMPH comes from the coding sequence ATGCCTGACCGGGACAGCTATGCCAATGGCGCTGGCGGCAGCAGTGGAGGCCCTGGAGGCGGTGGCGGCGAGGAGACCAGTGGGACAGGGGCAGGTGGTGGCGGGGCCAGCTCAGATGCCATCTGTAGAGACTTCCTGAGGAATGTGTGCAAGCGAGGGAAGCGCTGCCGCTATCGCCACCCAGACATGAGTGAGGTGTCCAACTTGGGGGTAAGCAAAAACGAGTTCATCTTCTGCCATGACTTCCAGAACAAGGAGTGTAGCCGCCCTAACTGTCGATTCATCCATGGCTCCAAGGAGGACGAGGATGGCTATAAAAAGACAGGAGAGCTGCCCCCCAGGCTGAGGCAGAAAGTGGCAGCCGGCCTAGGCCTGTCACCAGCTGACCTCCCAAATGGGAAGGAGGAGGTCCCCATCTGCCGTGACTTTCTCAAGGGTGACTGCCAGAGAGGAGCCAAGTGCAAGTTCCGTCACCTGCAACGGGATTTTGAGTTTGATGCTCGGGGTGGAGGCGGCACTGGTGGTGGGGGTTCAACAGGCCCCGTTCCCCCAGGACGACGTCATGATCTCTATGATATTTACGACCTCCCTGACAGGGGCTTTGAGGACCATGAACCAGGCCCCAAGCGCCGGCGAGGCGGATGCTGCCCCCCAGATGGTCCCCATTTTGAATCCTATGACTACAGCCTGGCTCCACCCCGAGGGGTGGAGTGCAGACTGCTAGAGGAGGAGAATGCCATGCTCAGGAAGCGGGTAGAGGagctcaagaagcaggtcagcaACCTGCTGGCTACCAATGAGGTACTGCTGGAACAAAATGCTCAGTTCCGAAATCAGGCCAAGGTCATGACCCTGAGCTCCACTGCACCAGCAACTGAACAGACTCTGGCCCCCACGGTGGGCACTGTCACCACTTTTAACCACGGCATTGCCCAGACTCACACTACTCTCAGCAGCCAGGCCCTGCAGCCTCGCCCCGTGTCCCAGCAAGAACTGGTGGCCCCTGCTGGAGCTCCGGCTGCTCCCCCAACTAATGCTGCACCTCCTGCTgctccaccacccccacccccacacttgAACCCAGAGATCACGCCACTGTCAGCTGCTCTGGCTCAAACAATTGCCCAGGGAATGGCACCCCCACCTGTCTCCATGGCTCCTGTGGCTGTATCCGTGGCTCCTGTGGCCCCCGTGGCCGTGTCGATGGCCCAGCCCTTGGCAGGAATCACAATGAGCCACACCACCACCCCCATGGTGACTTACCCCATCGCTTCCCAGAGCATGCGCATCACAGCCATGCCACACTGA